The following proteins are co-located in the Acinetobacter shaoyimingii genome:
- the rraA gene encoding ribonuclease E activity regulator RraA: MTTPAFVTCDLLDDHPELEIQVVTPSMDGKFFKSYGAVKSFGGQVVTVKCFEDNSRVKELLATDGTGKVLVVDGGASMRCALMGDLIAESAVKNHWNGVIIYGCVRDVDAIAELNLGVHALASIPQKSNRKGIGEVDIALHFGGVTIQSGDYVYADNNGIVVSKEKLVDL, from the coding sequence GTGACTACACCAGCATTTGTAACATGTGATTTGCTTGATGATCATCCAGAATTAGAGATTCAAGTGGTAACTCCATCGATGGATGGTAAATTTTTTAAAAGCTATGGCGCTGTAAAAAGTTTTGGCGGGCAAGTGGTGACAGTGAAATGTTTTGAAGATAATTCACGTGTAAAAGAGTTATTGGCAACGGATGGTACGGGGAAGGTATTAGTTGTTGATGGTGGTGCATCTATGCGGTGTGCATTGATGGGCGATTTAATTGCTGAATCAGCAGTGAAAAATCACTGGAATGGTGTGATTATTTACGGTTGTGTCCGTGATGTCGATGCTATTGCTGAATTGAACTTAGGCGTTCATGCTTTAGCATCAATTCCTCAAAAGAGTAATCGTAAAGGCATCGGTGAGGTGGATATCGCATTACACTTTGGTGGAGTAACTATTCAATCGGGTGACTATGTATATGCCGATAATAATGGCATTGTGGTTTCAAAAGAAAAATTGGTTGATCTGTAA
- a CDS encoding glutathione S-transferase N-terminal domain-containing protein, whose product MVIHQIKVAQALASSITGGGRGANGTPFPKQPEKALKLYEFEGSPFCRRVREVLTTLNLDYEVYPCPKGGTKYRKIVEELGGKQMFPFFIDENTGEQLYHSKKIIRHLFKHYGKTGETPQKYSEYPNIPYVALAGTIINGARGVWIKKKIIDRPAPDALLELWGFEASPYTRVVRATLSELELPFIFHNVAKERWQDQGPALLRLKPGKYVPLNGGKREQVVKVMNRPKQDIQVPYLVDPNTGIKMFESKDIIQYLNQQYG is encoded by the coding sequence ATGGTGATTCATCAAATTAAAGTGGCTCAAGCACTGGCTTCATCAATCACAGGTGGTGGGCGTGGTGCGAACGGGACACCATTTCCAAAGCAACCTGAAAAAGCTTTAAAGCTTTACGAGTTTGAAGGATCACCATTTTGTCGTCGTGTGCGTGAAGTTTTGACCACACTGAATTTAGATTATGAAGTGTATCCCTGTCCGAAAGGTGGCACTAAATATCGAAAAATCGTTGAGGAGCTGGGTGGTAAACAAATGTTTCCATTTTTCATTGATGAAAATACGGGTGAACAGCTTTACCATTCCAAAAAAATTATTCGCCATTTATTTAAACATTATGGAAAAACAGGCGAAACACCTCAAAAATACAGTGAATACCCAAATATACCGTACGTCGCACTTGCAGGCACGATCATTAATGGCGCACGAGGCGTATGGATCAAGAAGAAAATTATAGATCGTCCAGCACCGGATGCATTGCTAGAGCTTTGGGGGTTTGAAGCGAGCCCATATACTCGTGTGGTTCGAGCGACATTAAGTGAACTTGAGTTACCGTTTATATTTCATAATGTGGCCAAAGAACGTTGGCAAGATCAAGGACCTGCGTTGTTAAGATTAAAACCAGGGAAGTATGTGCCTTTAAATGGTGGTAAACGTGAACAAGTTGTAAAGGTAATGAATCGTCCTAAACAGGATATCCAAGTACCTTATTTGGTTGATCCAAATACTGGTATCAAGATGTTCGAGTCTAAGGATATTATTCAGTATTTAAATCAGCAGTACGGATAA
- a CDS encoding Dyp-type peroxidase encodes MSHTRIQPVMSRPGENAMFIVLGINQNQECVNTIIDFAANFSALTRSLNNRYPESHFNATLGFSRNAWDRLFPTKLIPRELVTFKEIVGPKYTAVSTPGDLLFHIRADRQALCYELGSIIQEQLQDACYSIDEVHGFRYFDGRAIIGFVDGTENPEPEIAAEYALVGDEDPHYKGGSYAFIQKYLHDMEKWRNLTDQEQEKVIGRKKFNDVELSDDVKPPTAHNVVSKAHDAEGNELKIMRANMPFSNPSKNEYGTFFIGYSRKFSTTHQMLNHMFKGSPEGHLDRLLDFSTATTGTLFFVPTVDFLDDLSTDE; translated from the coding sequence ATGTCGCATACAAGAATTCAACCTGTAATGAGCCGTCCTGGTGAAAATGCAATGTTTATTGTATTGGGCATTAACCAGAATCAAGAGTGTGTGAATACCATTATTGATTTTGCGGCAAATTTTTCTGCGCTTACACGGAGTCTAAACAATCGTTATCCTGAGAGTCATTTTAATGCGACTCTGGGATTTAGCCGTAATGCATGGGACCGATTATTTCCAACGAAACTTATACCCCGAGAATTGGTCACATTTAAAGAAATAGTTGGACCGAAATATACAGCTGTTTCAACACCTGGCGATCTATTGTTTCATATCCGAGCGGATCGGCAAGCATTGTGCTACGAGTTAGGCAGTATTATTCAAGAGCAATTGCAGGATGCGTGCTATTCCATCGATGAAGTGCACGGTTTTCGCTATTTTGATGGACGTGCGATTATTGGTTTCGTAGATGGAACAGAAAATCCTGAGCCTGAAATTGCAGCTGAATATGCTTTGGTGGGGGATGAAGATCCTCATTATAAAGGGGGGAGTTATGCATTTATTCAAAAGTATCTGCATGATATGGAAAAGTGGCGTAATTTAACCGATCAAGAACAAGAAAAAGTCATTGGGCGCAAGAAATTCAACGATGTTGAGTTGTCTGATGATGTTAAACCACCAACAGCCCATAATGTGGTCAGCAAAGCCCATGACGCTGAAGGCAATGAATTGAAAATTATGCGTGCTAATATGCCATTTTCAAATCCTTCTAAAAATGAATACGGTACTTTTTTCATTGGATATTCAAGAAAATTTAGTACCACCCATCAAATGTTAAATCATATGTTTAAAGGTAGTCCTGAGGGTCACCTTGATCGTTTACTGGATTTTAGTACAGCCACCACGGGGACACTGTTTTTTGTACCCACAGTCGATTTTTTAGATGATTTATCTACAGATGAATAG
- a CDS encoding NAD(P)H-binding protein, with amino-acid sequence MTKLIKRAVVIGATGMVGKELLKQLNQVESCEHILAIVRKEDESLKQYTKVNQLEVEDFLMLNDEDVADFTHAFSCLGTTIKKAGSKANFYNIDFEINAHFVDLFEGTETHYVLVSAMGANAGSPIFYNQVKGELENHLKHSNLAYVSILQPSLLMGEREESRTLEGLTQRLYQRFSHLVPDTFKYKPVTAEQVAHTMVEVAQNQNETLKIYDNLYIQHAK; translated from the coding sequence ATGACTAAATTGATAAAACGCGCAGTGGTGATTGGAGCCACGGGTATGGTGGGGAAAGAATTGCTCAAACAACTCAATCAGGTGGAATCGTGTGAACATATTCTCGCCATTGTACGTAAAGAGGATGAATCACTTAAACAGTACACAAAAGTCAATCAATTGGAAGTTGAAGACTTTTTAATGCTCAATGATGAAGATGTTGCAGATTTTACACATGCATTTAGCTGTTTAGGCACAACCATCAAAAAAGCAGGATCAAAAGCCAATTTTTATAATATTGATTTTGAAATTAATGCGCACTTTGTAGATTTGTTCGAAGGAACAGAAACGCATTATGTTTTGGTCAGTGCAATGGGTGCAAATGCTGGATCTCCAATTTTCTACAATCAGGTCAAAGGAGAGTTGGAAAATCATTTAAAACATTCAAATCTGGCTTATGTTTCTATATTGCAACCTTCTTTGTTGATGGGTGAACGTGAAGAATCTCGTACCTTAGAAGGATTAACCCAGCGTTTATATCAGCGTTTTTCGCATTTAGTACCCGACACATTCAAATATAAGCCAGTGACAGCTGAGCAAGTGGCTCATACTATGGTCGAGGTCGCACAAAACCAAAATGAAACATTGAAGATTTATGATAACTTGTATATTCAGCATGCAAAATAA
- the mfd gene encoding transcription-repair coupling factor encodes MFQQEISQLNLKQLKINEKRWIGNMLGSSAALLFKEIAEQSDRLFVLIARNNQHLSQLESELEFYGIKPTIFPDWEILPYDRLSPHQDIVSERLSILSHMPQKGVLLLSSTTLAQRVAPTSWVLGEHFDIKVGQKFDLEQQKMRLIQAGYYLVDTVYDHGEFAVRGSIMDIYASGQDAPIRIDLFDDEIDSLKFFDPETQRTTTKLDNFTVLPAKEFPLKEGRAIFRDRYAETFPTANPKKNPMYQDALEGIASPGLDYYFPLFFTKEAMQTQSLITSYLPSHSVVITDKGVGEELTNYWKEIVRRYEDRRHDLDHPLLAPEEIFLQPNQVLEAINQFSRIIASPEKIDEKSGSINLNTDQPPRLAVDPKHERPFHMVKAYVDSANHPVLLVAESAGRRETLKDSLRSSLGEIPVVENYQQFIQQQYSVAITSAPLERGLLLNDQLTVISENQLYEHRVVQRRRKRQHEVSEEFLVRSLTELSIGAPVVHIDHGVGRYAGLVTLSIDEQDYEFLQLDYADAAKVYVPVTNLHLISRYSGGDPDLAPLHKLGTDAWSKAKRKALEQIHDVAAELLHISARRKAKPGFSFELDQTPYMQFSSGFAYEETLDQANAIEATLADMQLAKPMDRLVCGDVGFGKTEVAMRAAFVAVQNNKQVAVLVPTTLLAQQHFESFKDRFADWPIRIEVLSRFGSNKSHVKTIEDLQDGKVDIVIGTHKILQENVQFKNLGLMIVDEEHRFGVRDKERIKAMRADVDMLTLTATPIPRTLNMAFSGMRDLSIIATPPARRLAVKTFVNEQTDATMKEAILRELLRGGQVYLLHNEVDSIERAAENIRTLVPEARVAVAHGQMRERELEQVMQQFYHKEFNVLVCSTIIETGIDVPNANTIIIERADKLGLAQLHQLRGRVGRSHHQAYAYLMVPSIKGLKGDAEKRLDAIQRASDLGAGFILATEDLEIRGAGELLGEQQSGSMQAIGYSLYMEMLEKATKAIQQGKTPNFDAPLSLTAEINLHMPARIPDEYLGDVHQRLLFYKRISNTDTLEKLDHIRMELIDRFGVPPQQVKQLFSVHQLRIKAEQLGITKIDMSERGGHVEFSPDTPVQAISIIQMMQKQPTYYRMDGGQRLKVMVMLEENEKRIQFAHQILDELLKGLSQQAS; translated from the coding sequence ATGTTCCAACAAGAAATCTCTCAACTGAATTTAAAACAACTCAAAATTAATGAAAAACGCTGGATCGGCAATATGCTCGGTTCATCGGCAGCATTATTGTTTAAAGAAATTGCTGAGCAATCAGACCGATTATTCGTTTTGATTGCGCGGAACAATCAGCATTTGTCGCAGTTAGAGAGTGAGCTTGAATTTTACGGAATTAAACCGACGATTTTTCCTGATTGGGAAATTTTGCCTTATGATCGTTTATCTCCACATCAAGATATTGTTTCTGAACGTCTATCGATTTTATCTCATATGCCACAAAAGGGTGTGTTGTTATTATCCAGTACAACCTTGGCACAACGTGTCGCGCCGACCTCTTGGGTATTGGGTGAGCATTTCGATATAAAAGTTGGTCAAAAGTTCGATTTAGAACAACAAAAAATGCGACTGATTCAAGCAGGCTATTATTTGGTTGATACCGTTTATGATCATGGAGAGTTTGCGGTACGTGGTAGCATCATGGATATCTATGCTTCAGGTCAAGATGCTCCAATTCGAATCGATTTGTTTGATGATGAAATTGATAGCCTGAAGTTTTTTGATCCTGAAACGCAAAGAACCACCACAAAATTAGACAATTTTACCGTATTACCAGCAAAAGAATTTCCGTTAAAAGAAGGTCGTGCAATTTTTCGTGATCGTTATGCAGAAACTTTTCCAACGGCAAATCCAAAGAAAAATCCTATGTATCAGGATGCTTTGGAAGGCATTGCATCACCTGGATTAGATTATTATTTTCCATTATTTTTCACCAAAGAAGCGATGCAGACACAAAGTCTCATTACTTCATACTTACCAAGTCATTCCGTTGTCATTACAGATAAAGGCGTGGGTGAGGAATTAACGAATTATTGGAAAGAAATTGTACGCCGTTATGAAGATCGTCGACATGATCTTGATCATCCTTTGTTAGCACCGGAAGAAATTTTCTTACAACCCAATCAAGTGCTTGAAGCAATTAATCAATTTTCTCGAATTATTGCATCACCTGAGAAAATTGATGAAAAATCAGGTTCAATTAACTTAAATACAGATCAGCCACCAAGACTTGCTGTTGATCCAAAGCATGAACGTCCATTTCATATGGTCAAGGCTTATGTCGATTCAGCCAATCATCCTGTATTGTTGGTCGCTGAAAGTGCAGGTCGAAGAGAAACTCTAAAAGATTCATTACGTTCAAGTTTGGGTGAAATTCCTGTTGTTGAAAACTATCAACAATTCATTCAACAGCAATATTCTGTTGCGATCACCAGTGCGCCACTGGAGCGTGGATTATTGCTGAATGATCAATTGACCGTGATTTCAGAAAACCAGCTGTATGAACATCGTGTGGTGCAGCGCCGTCGTAAACGTCAACATGAAGTTTCAGAAGAATTCCTCGTCCGCAGTCTGACTGAACTGAGTATTGGCGCACCAGTGGTCCATATTGATCATGGTGTGGGGCGTTATGCAGGTTTGGTTACACTCAGTATCGATGAACAAGACTATGAGTTTTTACAACTTGATTATGCCGATGCTGCAAAAGTCTATGTGCCAGTGACCAATTTACATCTGATTAGCCGTTATAGCGGTGGTGATCCGGACTTGGCACCATTACATAAGCTCGGTACAGATGCATGGAGTAAGGCAAAACGTAAAGCCTTAGAACAAATTCATGATGTCGCAGCAGAATTGCTACATATCTCAGCACGCCGTAAAGCCAAACCTGGTTTTAGTTTTGAATTAGATCAAACACCATATATGCAATTTTCCAGTGGTTTTGCTTATGAAGAGACATTGGATCAAGCCAATGCAATTGAAGCAACCTTGGCAGATATGCAATTGGCAAAACCCATGGATCGTTTGGTGTGTGGCGATGTCGGTTTTGGTAAAACAGAAGTGGCGATGCGGGCAGCTTTTGTTGCGGTACAAAATAATAAGCAAGTTGCAGTATTGGTACCCACAACATTGTTGGCACAGCAGCATTTCGAGTCATTTAAAGATCGTTTTGCAGATTGGCCAATTCGTATAGAGGTCTTATCACGTTTTGGTTCAAATAAATCCCATGTTAAAACCATTGAAGATTTGCAAGATGGTAAAGTTGATATTGTCATTGGTACACATAAAATCCTGCAAGAAAATGTACAATTTAAAAATCTTGGTTTAATGATTGTCGATGAAGAGCATCGTTTTGGCGTACGAGACAAGGAACGTATTAAAGCTATGCGTGCTGATGTCGATATGTTGACCTTAACCGCAACACCTATTCCACGTACGCTGAATATGGCATTTTCTGGGATGCGTGATTTATCGATTATTGCGACGCCACCAGCACGTCGTTTGGCAGTTAAAACCTTTGTCAATGAACAAACTGATGCCACCATGAAAGAGGCAATTCTGCGTGAATTGTTGCGTGGTGGTCAGGTTTATCTCTTACACAATGAGGTCGATAGTATTGAGCGAGCTGCTGAAAATATTCGTACCCTTGTACCAGAAGCACGTGTGGCAGTAGCGCATGGTCAAATGCGTGAACGTGAACTCGAACAAGTCATGCAACAGTTCTACCATAAAGAATTCAATGTTTTGGTATGTTCAACCATTATAGAAACAGGGATTGATGTCCCAAATGCCAATACCATTATCATAGAACGTGCCGATAAGCTGGGATTAGCGCAGTTGCATCAGCTACGTGGTCGTGTAGGTCGTTCGCATCACCAAGCTTATGCTTACTTAATGGTGCCTTCAATTAAAGGCCTAAAAGGTGATGCTGAAAAACGGTTAGATGCGATTCAACGCGCATCTGACTTAGGTGCAGGGTTTATCTTGGCTACAGAAGATTTGGAAATCCGAGGTGCAGGTGAGTTGTTGGGTGAGCAACAAAGTGGTTCTATGCAAGCAATTGGTTATAGCTTGTATATGGAAATGCTGGAAAAGGCCACCAAAGCCATTCAGCAGGGTAAAACACCGAATTTTGACGCGCCTTTAAGCCTCACAGCCGAAATTAATTTACATATGCCTGCACGTATTCCAGATGAATATCTTGGCGATGTGCATCAGCGACTTTTATTTTATAAACGTATTAGTAATACAGATACTTTAGAGAAGCTTGACCATATACGTATGGAGTTGATTGATCGTTTTGGTGTGCCCCCGCAACAAGTTAAACAGCTATTTAGCGTACATCAACTGCGTATTAAAGCGGAGCAATTGGGTATCACCAAAATTGATATGAGCGAACGTGGTGGCCATGTAGAGTTTTCACCAGATACTCCCGTGCAGGCGATCAGTATTATTCAAATGATGCAAAAACAGCCGACATATTATCGTATGGATGGTGGACAACGTTTAAAAGTGATGGTGATGTTGGAGGAAAATGAAAAGCGGATTCAATTTGCGCATCAAATTTTAGATGAGTTGTTGAAAGGCTTATCACAACAAGCATCATAA